One window of Helicobacter sp. MIT 99-5507 genomic DNA carries:
- the rsmA gene encoding 16S rRNA (adenine(1518)-N(6)/adenine(1519)-N(6))-dimethyltransferase RsmA, translating to MKANKKFGQNFLKDEAVLNKIIESVSNMVNIFKNEEISLDIIEIGPGLGDLSVKLLDSFSLIAYEIDKRLCKYLDDRFSKDNFILHNKDVLSIELSKDNKGRSFWLHNKPYILVSNLPYYIATRIILNALEDRMCVGMVVMTQKEVAYKFCAKPLDSDFCAISVITQSLSKEIELISIVPPSAFSPAPKVESAVFGIRKNNNILEKDFYDLIRKAFASPRKTIYKNLSYIKNIEEILETLSIEKNTRAHQLNTSQYHQIFKLTRK from the coding sequence ATAAAGGCAAATAAAAAGTTTGGGCAAAATTTTCTCAAAGATGAAGCCGTCTTAAATAAAATCATCGAATCTGTATCCAATATGGTAAATATTTTTAAGAATGAAGAAATATCTTTAGATATTATAGAAATTGGACCTGGCTTGGGTGATTTGAGCGTAAAGTTGTTGGATAGCTTTAGTTTAATTGCTTATGAGATTGATAAAAGATTATGTAAATATTTAGATGATAGATTCTCTAAGGATAATTTTATATTACATAATAAAGATGTTCTATCAATAGAGCTTAGCAAAGATAATAAAGGTAGAAGTTTTTGGTTGCACAATAAGCCTTATATATTAGTATCTAATCTACCATATTATATAGCAACTAGAATCATACTAAATGCTCTTGAAGATAGAATGTGTGTAGGGATGGTGGTCATGACGCAAAAAGAAGTTGCTTATAAATTTTGTGCTAAACCTTTAGATAGTGATTTTTGTGCCATCAGCGTAATAACTCAAAGCTTAAGCAAAGAGATAGAATTAATATCAATAGTTCCGCCAAGTGCATTTAGTCCTGCTCCAAAAGTGGAATCGGCTGTTTTTGGTATTAGAAAAAATAATAATATCTTAGAAAAAGATTTTTATGATTTAATTAGAAAAGCCTTTGCTTCGCCTAGAAAAACAATATATAAGAATCTATCTTATATAAAAAATATAGAAGAAATACTAGAAACTCTAAGCATAGAAAAAAATACTAGAGCCCACCAACTAAATACATCGCAGTATCACCAAATTTTTAAACTCACAAGGAAATAA
- the dapA gene encoding 4-hydroxy-tetrahydrodipicolinate synthase, giving the protein MNKGEEVKEVTGAMSALITPFKNDKVDFVSYEKIIKRQIKYGMDACVTMGTTGESATLSHKEHMECIEAAVNICKESNTLVLAGAGSNSTKEAIDLAKFAQKAGADSILCVSPYYNKPTQEGLFRHFLAIANSIDIPVMLYNIPGRTNINIDIDTIQRLHNANKNIYAIKEASGNIERVVEINAKIPTIKILSGEDSINYPILASGGCGVISVTGNLLPDKIVNLVKYANNGDYKNSLKENANLFEINKILFCETNPIPIKTAMWLCGLIDTLEFRLPLSEMSKENIKLLEKTLEQYEVKQ; this is encoded by the coding sequence ATGAATAAAGGTGAGGAAGTGAAAGAAGTAACTGGTGCAATGAGTGCTTTAATTACACCATTTAAAAATGATAAAGTAGATTTTGTAAGCTATGAAAAAATAATAAAAAGACAGATAAAATATGGAATGGATGCATGTGTTACTATGGGGACTACAGGAGAATCTGCTACCTTAAGCCACAAAGAACATATGGAATGCATAGAAGCAGCTGTAAATATATGTAAAGAAAGTAATACTTTAGTCTTAGCAGGTGCTGGAAGTAATTCAACAAAAGAAGCCATAGATTTAGCAAAATTTGCACAAAAAGCTGGTGCAGATTCTATCCTTTGTGTGTCTCCATATTATAATAAACCAACACAAGAAGGTTTATTTCGGCACTTTTTAGCTATTGCAAATAGTATTGATATACCTGTAATGCTATATAATATTCCAGGTAGAACAAACATAAACATAGATATAGATACTATACAAAGACTACATAATGCAAATAAAAATATATATGCCATAAAGGAGGCATCTGGCAATATAGAAAGGGTAGTTGAAATAAATGCTAAAATACCTACTATAAAGATATTAAGTGGTGAAGATTCTATCAATTATCCAATCCTTGCAAGTGGTGGTTGTGGTGTTATATCAGTAACAGGGAATCTATTACCAGATAAAATTGTAAATCTAGTTAAATACGCAAATAATGGTGATTATAAAAATAGTCTAAAAGAAAATGCAAATCTATTTGAAATTAATAAAATATTATTTTGCGAAACTAATCCTATACCTATAAAAACAGCTATGTGGCTATGTGGCTTAATTGATACATTGGAATTTAGATTGCCTTTAAGTGAAATGAGTAAAGAAAATATAAAATTATTAGAAAAAACTTTAGAACAATATGAGGTAAAACAATGA
- a CDS encoding DUF2443 family protein, which produces MFDKINTIIKDIEDIQQEIKILLGMHKISLIDYIMIKRCSMDYPPHLEMWMLEQIDAEIEKLKSKIDELNKVKKEFLVW; this is translated from the coding sequence ATGTTTGATAAAATAAATACAATCATAAAAGATATAGAAGATATACAACAAGAAATAAAGATTCTGTTAGGTATGCATAAGATCAGTTTGATAGATTATATTATGATAAAAAGATGCAGCATGGATTATCCTCCTCACTTAGAAATGTGGATGTTAGAACAAATAGATGCAGAGATAGAGAAACTAAAATCAAAAATTGATGAATTAAACAAAGTAAAAAAAGAATTTTTAGTTTGGTAA
- a CDS encoding quinone-dependent dihydroorotate dehydrogenase has protein sequence MYKKIRPLLFKCDPENMHTLVEKLLIVAQSTPMALEYLAKQYCIVDDRLKQNICGLNFYNPVGLGAGFDKNATMTKALSAFGFGFIEVGTATPKPQDGNPKPRIFRFVEEKSIQNAMGFNNDGGKKILERLNRIYPYVIPIGVNIGKNKITEEEKVIFDYKKLVSIFKDTSDYFTLNLSSPNTPNLRDLQNEEFVKALLSELRLQTNKPIFLKISPDMDIDYMLKVCECAIDNGASGIIATNTTIDYSLVKNPKDKGGISGVALKKRSKEVFQILSENLFKKTILISIGGIDDGEEAYERIKLGASLVQIYTTMIFEGPCVVREINKTILEKLAEDGFKDISEAVGKSLY, from the coding sequence ATGTATAAGAAAATAAGACCTCTTTTATTCAAATGCGATCCAGAAAATATGCATACTCTAGTAGAAAAATTGCTGATTGTAGCACAATCTACGCCTATGGCGTTAGAATATTTAGCAAAACAATATTGCATAGTAGATGATAGATTGAAGCAAAATATATGTGGATTAAATTTTTATAATCCTGTTGGACTTGGAGCAGGATTTGATAAAAATGCAACAATGACAAAAGCACTAAGCGCATTTGGATTTGGTTTTATAGAAGTAGGCACAGCAACTCCAAAACCACAAGATGGAAATCCAAAACCTAGAATCTTTAGATTTGTAGAAGAAAAAAGTATCCAAAATGCAATGGGTTTTAATAATGATGGTGGAAAAAAAATACTAGAAAGATTAAACAGAATCTATCCATATGTTATACCAATTGGTGTAAATATAGGTAAAAATAAAATAACCGAGGAAGAGAAAGTAATATTTGATTATAAAAAATTAGTATCTATATTTAAAGATACTAGTGATTATTTTACACTAAATCTATCTTCTCCAAATACTCCAAATTTACGAGATTTACAAAATGAGGAATTTGTAAAAGCATTGCTAAGTGAATTGAGACTTCAGACAAATAAACCAATATTTTTAAAAATTTCTCCAGATATGGATATAGATTATATGTTAAAAGTTTGTGAATGTGCTATAGATAATGGTGCTAGTGGTATAATCGCTACAAATACAACTATTGATTATTCGCTAGTAAAAAATCCAAAAGATAAAGGTGGAATAAGCGGAGTTGCACTAAAAAAACGTTCTAAAGAAGTTTTTCAAATACTAAGTGAGAATCTATTTAAAAAAACAATATTAATTTCAATAGGCGGAATAGATGATGGAGAAGAAGCATATGAGAGAATAAAGCTTGGAGCGTCATTGGTTCAAATTTATACAACTATGATTTTTGAAGGTCCTTGTGTTGTTAGAGAAATCAATAAAACAATATTAGAAAAATTAGCAGAAGATGGATTTAAAGATATTAGTGAAGCTGTCGGAAAAAGTTTATATTAG
- a CDS encoding pitrilysin family protein: protein MIRNILFGVILMSNYAFSSVLYKYEELDLDNGLKVVAIPMNNNSNVIDINIFYKVGSRNEILGKSGIAHMLEHMNFKSTKKLKAGEFDNIVKRFGGNTNASTSFDYTRYYIKSSKDNLNKSLELFAEMMSNLSLRDDEFQTERDVVSEERLWRTDNSPMGYLYFRLFNTAFLYHSYHWTPIGFMDDIKSWNIQDIKDFYKTYYQPKNAIIVVAGDIDSNVVFNSAKKYFNTIKNTKEIPSIHTIEPKQTDKRFIDIKREDQEVELYALAYKIPNFEHNDQNALSALSYILSGGKSSILVDNLVNKEKIAQNVQAYNMDLKDESLFILMAMGNKDIKAEELESSILKQLDNIKAGKINKDELDKVKVNIKADFIFGLQNSSHVASLYGSYFARGNIKPLLNYEDSFDKLSIDDIIEVANKYFKEESSTTIFLRK from the coding sequence ATGATTAGAAATATTTTATTTGGAGTGATCTTAATGAGCAATTATGCATTTTCAAGTGTGTTATACAAATATGAAGAATTAGATTTAGACAATGGACTAAAAGTCGTTGCAATACCTATGAATAATAATAGCAATGTAATTGATATTAATATCTTTTATAAAGTTGGAAGCAGAAATGAGATTCTAGGTAAAAGTGGTATAGCCCATATGCTAGAACATATGAATTTTAAAAGCACAAAGAAACTAAAGGCAGGCGAATTTGATAATATTGTAAAAAGATTCGGGGGAAATACAAATGCCTCTACAAGCTTTGATTACACTAGATACTACATAAAATCAAGTAAAGACAATTTAAATAAATCACTAGAATTATTTGCAGAAATGATGAGCAATCTATCTTTGAGAGATGATGAATTTCAAACAGAAAGAGATGTAGTAAGCGAAGAAAGGCTATGGAGGACTGATAATTCGCCTATGGGGTATTTATATTTTAGATTATTTAATACTGCATTTTTATATCATTCATATCACTGGACTCCAATAGGTTTTATGGATGATATAAAATCTTGGAATATACAAGATATAAAAGATTTTTACAAAACATATTACCAACCAAAAAATGCCATTATAGTAGTAGCTGGCGATATAGATTCTAATGTAGTTTTTAATAGTGCAAAAAAATATTTTAATACTATAAAAAATACAAAAGAAATACCTTCTATACACACAATAGAACCAAAACAAACAGATAAAAGATTTATTGATATAAAAAGAGAAGACCAAGAAGTAGAATTATACGCCCTAGCCTATAAGATTCCAAACTTTGAGCATAACGATCAAAATGCACTATCTGCCCTAAGCTATATTTTAAGTGGTGGCAAAAGCTCAATTTTAGTTGATAATTTGGTAAATAAAGAAAAAATAGCACAAAATGTGCAAGCATATAATATGGACTTAAAAGATGAAAGTTTATTTATATTAATGGCAATGGGAAATAAAGATATAAAAGCCGAAGAACTAGAATCTTCTATATTAAAACAATTAGATAATATAAAAGCAGGAAAAATAAATAAAGATGAATTAGACAAAGTAAAAGTTAATATAAAAGCTGATTTTATATTTGGCTTACAAAATTCTTCACATGTTGCATCACTATATGGTAGCTATTTTGCAAGAGGTAATATAAAACCTCTATTAAATTATGAGGATAGTTTTGATAAACTAAGCATAGATGATATTATAGAAGTTGCAAATAAATATTTCAAAGAAGAATCATCTACTACAATATTTTTAAGAAAATGA
- a CDS encoding SIS domain-containing protein → MDFKEIAIEVLNNEANELIESSKNIDSSINAIIDDIYNIKGKVIVTGVGKSGLVGQKIAATLASTGTPSFFIHPTEAMHGDLGMISKDDIVLAISYSGESDELSSLMPHLKRLSYKIITMTKNINSSISKQGDYFIDISVSKEVCPLNIAPTSSTTLTLALGDAIAICLMKKRDFKDSDFAAFHPGGSLGKRLFVKIKDLMQKDNLPIISKDVTLKDAIIKMTNGKLGSVLIAENNKLIAMLSDGDLRRAMLRDDFNLDSKALDYATKNPKICDDENMLAFDILHLIEDSKIQLLIITNKDKEIKGAIHIHKLVEAGIKQSE, encoded by the coding sequence ATGGACTTTAAAGAAATTGCAATAGAAGTTTTAAATAATGAAGCAAATGAATTGATAGAATCTTCAAAAAATATAGATTCTAGTATAAATGCAATTATTGATGATATTTACAATATCAAAGGCAAAGTTATTGTAACTGGCGTTGGAAAGAGTGGATTAGTTGGACAAAAAATAGCTGCCACTCTAGCTAGCACAGGCACACCTAGCTTTTTTATTCACCCTACAGAAGCTATGCATGGCGATTTAGGAATGATAAGCAAAGATGATATAGTCCTTGCTATAAGCTATAGTGGTGAGAGTGATGAATTATCAAGCTTAATGCCACATCTAAAAAGACTATCTTACAAAATAATTACAATGACAAAAAATATAAATAGCTCTATCTCAAAACAAGGCGATTATTTTATTGATATTAGTGTATCAAAAGAAGTATGTCCGCTAAATATAGCTCCAACATCCTCTACAACATTGACGCTTGCATTAGGTGATGCAATAGCTATATGCCTAATGAAAAAAAGAGATTTTAAAGATAGTGATTTTGCAGCTTTTCATCCAGGAGGCAGTCTAGGAAAAAGATTATTTGTAAAAATAAAAGATTTAATGCAAAAAGACAATCTACCAATAATATCAAAAGATGTTACATTAAAAGATGCAATAATAAAAATGACTAATGGTAAATTAGGAAGTGTGTTAATTGCAGAAAACAATAAACTAATTGCGATGCTAAGTGATGGCGATTTAAGAAGAGCGATGTTAAGAGATGATTTTAATTTAGATTCAAAAGCATTAGATTATGCAACAAAAAATCCAAAAATTTGTGATGATGAAAATATGTTAGCATTTGATATATTGCACTTAATTGAAGATTCTAAGATTCAATTACTTATAATAACCAATAAAGATAAAGAAATAAAAGGTGCAATCCATATTCATAAACTTGTAGAAGCTGGAATCAAACAAAGTGAGTAA
- the rseP gene encoding RIP metalloprotease RseP: protein MWLIISIIVLSFLIFFHESGHFLVARFFGVKVEVFSIGFGKKIWTKTYNGTEYAISAIPLGGYVKMKGQDDLNPNEVSSDDDSYNTKAPWKKICILFAGSGANILLAFILYIFIGLYGITTILPTIGKTIDNSPAYKAGLMQGDTILKINGNEIKTWRDLSRNISNQTQEINIEYKRGEKILQTAITPEIKDSKNIFGEDIKQGFIGIAAKGDIARIKYGIDEIIPYAVNETIFAAKLIVLSLQKIIIGILPIEQLGGPIAVVQAIAQAQEIGFIALLGLSALISINLGILNLLPIPALDGGHIVFTLYEWITKRQLNENIAYKLTICGWIILFGLMVLGLYNDIGRIAIKNG, encoded by the coding sequence ATGTGGCTTATTATCTCAATTATCGTCCTATCATTTTTGATTTTTTTTCATGAAAGTGGGCATTTTCTCGTCGCAAGATTCTTTGGTGTAAAAGTAGAAGTTTTTAGTATTGGTTTTGGAAAAAAAATATGGACTAAAACTTATAATGGCACAGAATATGCCATATCTGCAATACCACTTGGTGGTTATGTAAAAATGAAAGGACAAGATGATTTAAATCCAAATGAAGTTAGCAGTGATGATGATAGCTACAACACAAAAGCACCTTGGAAAAAAATCTGTATATTATTTGCAGGAAGTGGAGCAAATATATTGCTAGCTTTTATCTTGTATATATTTATTGGTCTTTATGGAATTACAACGATTCTACCTACAATAGGAAAAACTATAGATAATTCACCTGCATATAAAGCTGGTCTTATGCAAGGCGATACTATATTAAAAATAAATGGTAATGAAATAAAAACATGGAGAGATTTAAGCAGAAATATAAGCAATCAAACACAAGAAATAAACATAGAATACAAAAGAGGAGAGAAAATACTTCAAACAGCAATTACTCCAGAAATAAAAGATTCTAAAAATATTTTTGGTGAAGATATAAAGCAAGGATTCATCGGAATTGCAGCAAAAGGTGATATAGCAAGAATAAAATATGGAATAGATGAAATAATACCTTATGCAGTAAATGAAACGATATTTGCAGCAAAACTAATAGTGCTTAGTCTTCAAAAAATCATCATAGGAATATTACCAATAGAACAATTAGGAGGTCCAATAGCTGTAGTGCAGGCTATAGCACAAGCACAAGAAATAGGATTTATTGCATTGCTTGGGTTAAGTGCTCTTATATCAATTAATCTTGGGATTCTAAATCTACTACCAATACCAGCACTTGATGGTGGTCATATTGTATTTACACTATATGAATGGATAACAAAAAGACAACTAAATGAAAATATTGCATATAAACTAACAATATGTGGCTGGATTATATTATTTGGATTAATGGTTTTAGGCTTATATAATGACATAGGGAGAATAGCTATAAAAAATGGATAG
- the pgsA gene encoding CDP-diacylglycerol--glycerol-3-phosphate 3-phosphatidyltransferase: MCYKNTPNILTIIRILLTVLMLIIILYGSSIFPNWIDYSWINYLACLIFCIASLTDFFDGYIARIYNIKSKFGEVFDPLADKMLILGAFIGLLILDRANPWAIFLILSREFFITGLRVIAASDGRNVAASNLGKYKTGLQIAAIAFLLADLFPGGTLLLWCATIVTIYSGYEYTKQYYKS; encoded by the coding sequence ATGTGTTATAAAAATACGCCAAATATATTAACAATAATTAGAATCTTACTAACTGTATTAATGCTTATTATTATATTGTATGGTAGTAGCATTTTTCCAAATTGGATTGATTATTCGTGGATTAATTATCTTGCTTGTTTGATATTTTGTATAGCTAGTTTAACAGATTTTTTTGATGGATATATTGCAAGAATCTACAATATAAAAAGCAAATTTGGTGAAGTTTTTGATCCACTCGCAGATAAAATGCTTATACTTGGTGCATTTATTGGGTTGCTTATATTAGATAGGGCAAATCCTTGGGCTATTTTTTTGATTTTAAGTAGAGAGTTTTTTATAACTGGACTTAGAGTGATTGCAGCTAGTGATGGAAGAAATGTAGCAGCTAGCAATCTAGGAAAATACAAAACCGGGCTTCAAATAGCAGCTATTGCCTTTCTTTTAGCAGATTTATTTCCTGGGGGAACATTATTATTATGGTGTGCAACAATAGTTACAATATATTCTGGATATGAATATACAAAACAATATTATAAGAGTTAG
- a CDS encoding ribonuclease J produces MEESNNETNEIKQEQTSTDSENNHKKRPFKRWKRKDDNKDSQKKDRKEYFKNTEMQDGVSGISEGLNEKSNLGLHKDLKKVVELNNKNHKNTLNPHYKLDLKTKAKIRITPLGGLGEIGGNITVIESQDSAIVVDAGMSFPESNMHGVDILVPDFSYLHAIKDKIAGLIITHAHEDHIGAVPHLFKQLQMPIYGTPLPLGMIGNKFDECGLKKFRSCFRIVEKRKPIKIGDFEIEWIHITHSVIDASALAIKTQAGVILHTGDFKIDHTPVDNFPTDLHRLAYYGENGIMLMLSDSTNSHRAGYTPSESSVGPSFENVFKNTQDRIIMSTFSSNIHRVYQAISYGLQFNRKICVIGRSMEKNLEIARQLGYINIPQNAFIDAHEVEKYSDNEVLIVTTGSQGETMSALYRMATDEHRHIKIKPTDTIIISAKPIPGNEGNVSKVINFLMKSGAKVAYQDFSEIHVSGHAAQEEQKLMLRLIKPKFFLPIHGEYNHLAKHKETAIKCGVLEKNILLMEDGDQIEVCPNYIKKIRSVKNGKLFIDNQLGKIVDNITVLDRQKLAEDGIIIINMQMKDSKLVDNPRIQTFGLLGDKEEKIFIKELDDAIKLYISNAKPESINKNLEGNLKNYLRKIAFKKFKKYPTIVLNIYFL; encoded by the coding sequence ATGGAAGAAAGTAACAACGAAACCAATGAAATAAAACAAGAGCAAACAAGCACAGATAGTGAAAATAATCATAAAAAAAGACCATTTAAAAGATGGAAAAGAAAAGATGACAATAAAGATTCTCAAAAAAAAGATAGAAAAGAATATTTTAAAAATACTGAAATGCAAGATGGTGTTAGCGGTATTTCTGAAGGTTTAAATGAAAAATCGAATTTAGGACTTCATAAAGATTTAAAAAAAGTTGTTGAATTAAATAATAAAAATCACAAAAATACTCTAAATCCACATTATAAACTTGATTTGAAAACAAAAGCAAAAATAAGAATCACTCCACTTGGCGGACTTGGAGAAATCGGTGGAAATATTACCGTTATAGAAAGTCAAGATTCTGCAATAGTTGTTGATGCTGGTATGAGCTTTCCTGAATCTAATATGCATGGTGTTGATATTTTGGTGCCTGATTTCAGTTACTTACATGCAATCAAAGATAAAATTGCTGGACTGATAATAACACATGCACACGAAGATCACATAGGTGCCGTGCCTCACTTGTTCAAACAATTACAAATGCCAATATATGGAACTCCATTGCCACTTGGAATGATTGGAAATAAATTTGATGAATGTGGATTAAAAAAATTTCGTTCATGTTTTAGGATTGTAGAGAAAAGAAAACCTATAAAAATTGGTGATTTTGAAATTGAATGGATTCATATTACTCACTCTGTAATTGATGCAAGTGCATTAGCTATCAAAACTCAAGCAGGTGTGATACTGCATACTGGTGATTTTAAAATAGATCACACTCCAGTAGATAATTTTCCTACAGATTTGCATAGACTTGCATATTATGGTGAAAATGGAATAATGCTTATGCTAAGCGATTCTACAAACTCACATAGAGCTGGATACACTCCAAGCGAATCTAGCGTTGGTCCATCTTTTGAAAATGTATTTAAAAATACGCAAGATAGAATCATTATGAGCACATTTAGTTCAAATATCCATAGAGTTTATCAAGCAATAAGCTATGGCTTACAATTTAATAGGAAAATATGTGTTATTGGTAGATCAATGGAGAAAAATCTTGAAATTGCAAGACAATTAGGATATATCAATATTCCACAAAATGCTTTCATAGATGCACATGAAGTAGAAAAATATAGTGATAATGAAGTATTAATCGTGACTACAGGCTCACAAGGTGAAACAATGAGTGCATTGTATAGAATGGCGACAGATGAACATAGACACATAAAAATAAAACCAACAGATACAATCATAATATCTGCAAAGCCAATACCAGGAAATGAAGGAAATGTATCAAAAGTAATAAATTTTCTAATGAAATCAGGTGCAAAAGTAGCATATCAAGATTTTAGCGAGATTCATGTAAGCGGACATGCTGCACAAGAAGAACAAAAATTAATGCTAAGACTTATAAAACCTAAATTTTTCTTACCAATTCATGGTGAATATAATCACCTAGCAAAACACAAAGAAACAGCGATAAAATGTGGCGTTTTGGAGAAAAATATATTACTTATGGAAGATGGGGACCAAATTGAAGTTTGTCCAAATTATATTAAAAAAATTAGAAGTGTAAAAAATGGAAAACTCTTTATTGATAATCAGCTAGGAAAAATTGTAGATAATATTACCGTTTTAGATAGACAAAAATTAGCAGAAGATGGGATTATAATCATCAATATGCAAATGAAAGATTCTAAATTAGTTGATAATCCTAGAATCCAAACTTTTGGATTACTTGGTGATAAAGAAGAAAAGATATTTATAAAAGAGCTAGATGATGCTATAAAATTATATATAAGCAATGCTAAGCCAGAATCTATCAACAAAAACCTAGAGGGCAATCTTAAAAATTATTTAAGAAAAATTGCATTTAAGAAATTTAAAAAATATCCAACAATAGTATTAAATATTTATTTCTTATAA
- a CDS encoding enoyl-ACP reductase, giving the protein MKGKTLVISGATRGIGKAILYRFAEFGVNIAFTYNKNEEEAKNIATDVSTKYNIKAKYYPLNVLEPEQYIELFKQIDEDFNRVDFFISNAIIYGRSVVGGFAPFMRLKPKGLNNIYTATVLAFVVGTQEAAKRMKEVGGGAIISLSSTGNLVYMPNYAGHGNSKNAVETMVKYAATELGEFGIRVNAISGGPIDTDALRAFPDYNEVKAKVEEQSPLGRMGNPDDLAGAALFLCDKTQSGWLTGQTIVIDGGTTFQ; this is encoded by the coding sequence ATGAAAGGAAAAACTCTAGTTATAAGCGGTGCAACAAGGGGTATAGGTAAGGCTATACTTTATAGGTTTGCTGAATTTGGTGTGAATATTGCCTTTACATATAACAAAAATGAAGAAGAAGCAAAGAATATTGCTACTGATGTTAGCACTAAATATAATATCAAAGCAAAATATTATCCATTAAATGTTTTAGAACCAGAACAATATATAGAACTTTTTAAACAAATTGATGAAGATTTTAATAGAGTTGATTTCTTTATCTCAAATGCAATTATTTATGGAAGAAGTGTAGTGGGGGGATTTGCTCCTTTTATGAGATTAAAACCAAAAGGATTAAATAATATTTATACTGCTACGGTATTAGCTTTTGTAGTAGGCACACAAGAGGCTGCAAAAAGAATGAAGGAAGTAGGTGGTGGGGCGATTATTTCTCTAAGCTCTACCGGGAATCTTGTTTATATGCCAAACTATGCAGGACATGGAAATTCTAAAAATGCTGTTGAAACGATGGTAAAATATGCTGCAACAGAGCTTGGTGAATTTGGAATCCGTGTAAATGCCATAAGTGGCGGACCTATTGATACTGATGCACTTAGAGCTTTTCCAGATTACAATGAAGTAAAAGCAAAGGTAGAAGAACAATCCCCATTAGGAAGAATGGGCAATCCTGATGATTTAGCAGGAGCTGCACTTTTCTTATGTGATAAAACACAAAGTGGCTGGCTAACAGGACAAACAATCGTCATTGATGGTGGAACAACATTTCAATAA
- a CDS encoding YggS family pyridoxal phosphate-dependent enzyme — MDRYLQIKDNLRNIIEEIEKERLKYSSHQIINLIAVSKYVSYDDIKMLYHAGHRTFGENKIQDLKDKSNILENLPLQWHMIGRIQKNKINQLISIKPYMVQSLDSIDLAKELQIRLEKQNMTLKCLLQVNSSNESTKSGVCIDEAIESYKKILQIAPNIKLEGIMTIAANTDDKKIIESCFKKTKDIFDKLQDSGAKILSCGMSNDYKIAIANGANMLRIGSSIFKK, encoded by the coding sequence ATGGATAGATACTTACAAATAAAAGATAATCTAAGAAATATAATTGAAGAAATTGAAAAAGAAAGATTAAAATATTCATCTCATCAAATAATAAATCTAATAGCAGTATCAAAATATGTTAGCTATGATGATATAAAAATGCTTTATCACGCAGGGCATAGAACTTTTGGTGAAAATAAGATTCAAGATTTAAAGGATAAATCTAATATATTAGAAAATCTACCATTACAATGGCATATGATAGGGAGAATACAAAAAAATAAAATCAATCAGCTAATCTCAATAAAGCCATATATGGTGCAATCGCTAGATTCTATAGATTTAGCAAAAGAATTACAAATTAGATTAGAAAAACAAAATATGACATTAAAATGCCTATTGCAAGTAAATAGCTCAAATGAAAGCACAAAAAGTGGAGTTTGTATTGATGAAGCAATAGAATCTTATAAAAAGATTCTACAAATTGCCCCAAATATAAAGCTAGAAGGAATAATGACAATTGCTGCAAATACAGATGATAAAAAAATCATAGAATCTTGCTTTAAAAAAACAAAAGATATATTTGACAAATTGCAAGATTCTGGGGCAAAAATATTATCTTGTGGTATGAGTAATGATTATAAAATTGCTATTGCAAATGGTGCAAATATGCTTCGCATAGGATCAAGTATATTTAAAAAATAA